The following proteins are encoded in a genomic region of Sparus aurata chromosome 11, fSpaAur1.1, whole genome shotgun sequence:
- the LOC115591691 gene encoding mast cell protease 2-like, whose product MRALLKLLLLHVLTGLGRNALGAKIIHGVKVPENAMRYMVSLQDATGNHFCGGFLIREDFVLTAAHCDNGNPIRVVLGTHDLKRVDDEKIRLIEKKYIHKHYESVGQGKDIMLLKLSKKAPISNSVQTIQLPSSPRNLKENEKCLVAGWGKTKTNGQVVDELREVNVSIINLRVCVEKWNGLPEKVFCAGGYNTNYGFCWGDSGGPLVCNGQPVGIVSFNWDFDCDYNSNTQNKPNVYTDVSKYLPWINDILRHG is encoded by the exons ATGCGTGCCCTGCTCAAACTTCTGCTTCTTCATGTTCTGACAGGTCTCGGACGAAATG CCCTTGGAGCTAAAATCATACATGGGGTAAAAGTCCCGGAGAACGCGATGCGGTATATGGTCTCGTTGCAGGACGCCACTGGTAATCATTTCTGTGGAGGATTCCTCATCAGAGAAGATTTTGTGCTCACTGCTGCGCACTGTGACAACGG GAACCCTATACGAGTAGTTCTTGGTACCCACGATCTCAAGAGGGTTGATGATGAAAAAATAAGATTAATTGAGAAgaaatacatacacaaacattatGAGAGTGTAGGACAGGGGAAGGACATCATGCTCCTCAAA ctgtctaaaaaaGCTCCAATAAGCAACAGCGTACAAACAATTCAACTTCCCAGCTCACCAAGGAAcctaaaagaaaatgaaaagtgcCTTGTGGCTGGATGGGGTAAGACTAAAACCAATGGTCAGGTTGTTGATGAGCTGAGAGAGGTGAATGTGTCCATCATTAACCTGAGAGTCTGTGTGGAGAAATGGAATGGTCTTCCTGAAAAAGTCTTCTGTGCTGGTGGATATAACACCAACTATGGATTCTGCTGG GGTGATTCTGGTGGTCCTTTGGTGTGCAACGGACAGCCTGTAGGTATCGTGTCTTTCAACTGGGACTTCGACTGTGACTACAACAGTAATACCCAAAACAAACCCAATGTCTACACAGATGTCTCAAAATACCTTCCCTGGATCAATGACATTCTCAGACATGGATAA